Proteins encoded by one window of Sulfurospirillum barnesii SES-3:
- the mtaB gene encoding tRNA (N(6)-L-threonylcarbamoyladenosine(37)-C(2))-methylthiotransferase MtaB has product MKKVFFKTFGCRTNIYDTQVMIENLKDFEITEHEADADIVVVNSCTVTNGADTGVRSYINHASKLGKKVILAGCGAMSKGESLFSQQKVFGVLGHSEKRSINTLLHNATPFFEIGDLTSLDETIVHEYTGKTKAFIKIQEGCNFRCSYCIIPYVRGNARSQDEQKIIEQVEKLALNGYGEFVLTGTNIGSYGKDKSSSLGKLVQRLGAIRGVRRIRLGSIEPVQIDESFREILNEPWLERHLHVALQHTSEAMLKLMRRRNSVTQDLELFSELSEKGFALGTDFITGHPGESEAIWEEAYAMLEKFPLTHIHAFTYSKRDGTPSSTMKPEIKGDVAKARHQHIETLIAQKNRAFREKNSTTPLDVLVEESKENHFVGYDQFFNKVIIQSQRDLLKEWVRLEQYDIMQEANYAHF; this is encoded by the coding sequence ATGAAAAAAGTCTTTTTTAAAACCTTTGGGTGTCGCACCAACATTTACGACACACAAGTGATGATAGAAAATCTAAAAGATTTTGAAATCACAGAACATGAAGCAGATGCAGACATTGTCGTAGTAAACTCCTGTACGGTTACCAATGGTGCCGATACGGGGGTACGCAGTTACATTAACCATGCCTCAAAGCTGGGAAAAAAAGTAATTTTAGCAGGCTGTGGAGCAATGAGCAAAGGGGAGAGTCTTTTTTCTCAGCAAAAGGTTTTTGGCGTACTAGGGCACTCTGAAAAACGCTCCATCAATACCTTGCTTCACAACGCCACTCCTTTTTTTGAGATAGGAGATTTAACCTCACTCGATGAGACCATTGTGCATGAATACACGGGCAAAACCAAAGCCTTTATCAAAATTCAAGAGGGGTGCAATTTTCGCTGTTCGTACTGCATTATTCCTTATGTAAGAGGCAATGCCCGCAGTCAGGATGAGCAAAAAATCATTGAGCAGGTGGAAAAACTAGCGCTCAATGGCTATGGTGAGTTTGTTTTAACAGGAACGAACATAGGCAGTTATGGCAAAGATAAAAGCAGTAGCTTAGGAAAACTCGTCCAACGCTTAGGTGCGATTCGAGGGGTAAGACGTATCCGTTTAGGAAGTATTGAGCCTGTACAAATTGATGAGAGTTTTAGAGAAATTTTAAATGAGCCGTGGTTAGAGCGTCATTTACATGTAGCGCTTCAGCACACCTCTGAAGCAATGCTAAAACTGATGCGACGACGCAACAGTGTCACACAAGATTTGGAGCTTTTTAGCGAACTGAGTGAAAAAGGGTTTGCTCTAGGAACGGACTTTATTACGGGGCATCCAGGGGAGAGTGAGGCTATTTGGGAAGAGGCGTATGCGATGCTTGAAAAATTCCCACTTACGCACATTCACGCCTTTACCTATTCCAAACGAGATGGTACGCCCTCAAGTACGATGAAGCCAGAAATCAAAGGCGATGTTGCTAAAGCAAGGCATCAACACATAGAAACACTCATTGCGCAAAAAAACCGTGCGTTTCGTGAGAAAAACAGCACAACACCTTTAGACGTTTTAGTCGAAGAGTCCAAAGAAAACCATTTTGTTGGCTACGACCAATTTTTTAACAAAGTCATCATTCAAAGCCAGCGTGACCTGCTCAAAGAGTGGGTGAGACTTGAGCAGTATGACATTATGCAGGAGGCAAACTATGCACATTTTTAA
- the aroB gene encoding 3-dehydroquinate synthase, which translates to MHVDVLLTKTISKDYCVYIDQLESLAFDTKVLIVTNTTVADLHLANLQTKIHAKELHSVILPDGEKYKNFESLELILNACFEHRLDRKSLLIAFGGGVIGDMTGFAASLYQRGIDFIQIPTTLLAQVDASVGGKTGINNTYGKNLIGSFWQPRAVYCESAFLKTLPKREFSAGIAEIIKMAVTFDRGFFEWLETHDLHDETHLKEAIYKSISIKATVVAQDETEQGIRAVLNYGHTFGHVIENQTHYTTYLHGEAVAIGMVMANCLAQKLGLLSQEDAGRIMALLKRYDLPTHYAIHSPEVFYDAFFLDKKSEYSKIKFILAKGIGAHEIRNDIPKEIVLEALKEANA; encoded by the coding sequence ATGCATGTTGATGTTCTTTTAACCAAAACCATTTCCAAAGATTACTGTGTCTATATTGACCAACTTGAAAGCTTAGCGTTTGACACAAAAGTGCTGATTGTCACCAATACAACCGTGGCAGATTTGCATTTAGCAAACCTTCAAACAAAGATTCATGCTAAAGAGCTTCATAGCGTCATTTTACCCGATGGTGAAAAGTATAAAAATTTTGAAAGCCTTGAGCTTATTTTAAATGCATGTTTTGAGCATAGATTGGATAGAAAATCGCTCCTTATTGCCTTTGGAGGCGGTGTGATTGGTGATATGACGGGTTTTGCTGCTTCCCTTTACCAAAGGGGTATTGATTTTATTCAAATTCCAACCACTTTGTTGGCGCAAGTCGATGCCAGTGTGGGTGGCAAAACAGGGATCAATAACACCTATGGCAAAAATCTCATTGGTTCTTTTTGGCAACCTCGTGCGGTTTACTGTGAAAGTGCTTTTTTAAAAACCTTGCCAAAGCGTGAATTTAGTGCAGGTATAGCAGAAATCATTAAAATGGCAGTCACCTTCGATAGAGGCTTTTTTGAATGGTTAGAAACACATGACTTACACGATGAAACACATCTCAAAGAGGCAATTTATAAAAGTATTTCCATTAAAGCCACTGTCGTAGCACAAGATGAAACCGAACAAGGAATCAGAGCTGTGCTAAACTACGGACATACCTTTGGGCACGTCATCGAAAATCAAACCCATTACACCACGTATTTGCACGGTGAAGCCGTTGCGATTGGTATGGTGATGGCAAACTGCTTAGCCCAAAAACTAGGACTGTTAAGTCAAGAAGATGCTGGGCGTATTATGGCACTTTTAAAACGCTACGACCTACCAACCCATTACGCTATACATTCACCTGAAGTTTTTTACGATGCTTTTTTCTTAGATAAAAAAAGTGAATATTCTAAAATTAAGTTTATTTTAGCCAAAGGGATTGGTGCGCATGAAATACGTAATGATATTCCTAAAGAAATCGTACTAGAAGCCCTAAAGGAAGCCAATGCCTAA
- a CDS encoding AAA family ATPase yields the protein MHIFKSQKLMLSLMALSVFVILLLFGYVRGGSNNIDLPTYHALLESGAIKKAKVEENELILYSNNEQYVIIKDGIDIAELLKKVPIEVHKSNPILEDLILVGVMGSILFILLLVARKKRAEDVQKEQEANQKALASYDPFMSSVIRPVRAQVSFKDVAGIQDVKEELEEVVDFLKNPAKYKRYGIRLPKGVLLVGPPGVGKTMIAKAVAGEASVPFFYQSGATFVQIYVGMGAKRVKELFSQAKAHAPSIIFIDEIDAVGRARGGARNDEREATLNQLLTEMDGFEDSSGVIVIAATNKIDIIDEALLRSGRFDRRIFISLPDKNDRLEILKTYLNNKPYEVNIDELATMSVGFSGAALATFVNEAAINALRRNAEIIELQDFIAVRQKVLMGKKKVLSFSEEEKKIQAYYQAAKALCAYWFEIEFDKISIVNDRIKDMDREIESKTQMQSKIKVYLAGMVAMKLKYNEKFTNATEDINRATQIAKEMVELYAMGEKLLPYESDILQILENAHSELEHFLENMNTPLEKIAHELCEHESISRTRLKEIIDDVL from the coding sequence ATGCACATTTTTAAATCCCAAAAACTCATGCTCTCGCTTATGGCATTGAGCGTTTTTGTTATTTTGCTTTTATTTGGGTATGTGCGTGGTGGTTCAAACAATATTGATCTACCAACCTACCATGCGCTTTTAGAGAGTGGGGCGATTAAAAAAGCCAAAGTCGAAGAGAATGAGCTTATTCTTTACAGTAACAATGAGCAGTATGTTATTATCAAAGATGGTATTGACATTGCAGAATTACTGAAAAAAGTGCCCATTGAAGTGCATAAAAGCAATCCTATCCTTGAAGATTTAATTTTAGTAGGGGTTATGGGAAGCATTTTGTTTATTTTGTTGCTGGTTGCTCGTAAAAAAAGAGCCGAAGATGTGCAAAAAGAGCAAGAAGCGAACCAAAAAGCCCTCGCCAGTTATGATCCTTTTATGAGCAGTGTGATTCGACCTGTGCGTGCTCAGGTGAGTTTTAAGGATGTTGCTGGCATTCAAGATGTCAAAGAAGAGCTTGAGGAGGTGGTGGATTTTCTTAAAAACCCCGCTAAATACAAACGCTACGGTATTAGACTGCCAAAAGGTGTCTTACTCGTAGGCCCTCCAGGTGTAGGTAAAACCATGATAGCCAAAGCCGTTGCAGGGGAGGCGAGTGTGCCTTTTTTTTACCAAAGTGGGGCAACCTTTGTGCAAATTTACGTGGGCATGGGAGCAAAAAGGGTTAAAGAGCTTTTTTCGCAAGCCAAAGCACACGCACCTTCGATTATTTTCATTGATGAAATTGATGCGGTAGGACGAGCACGAGGGGGCGCACGTAACGATGAAAGAGAAGCCACTCTCAATCAACTTTTAACCGAAATGGATGGCTTTGAGGACAGCAGTGGCGTCATTGTGATTGCCGCGACCAATAAAATAGATATTATTGATGAAGCGCTGCTTCGTTCAGGGCGTTTTGATAGACGTATTTTCATCTCATTGCCCGATAAAAATGACCGCTTGGAAATTTTAAAAACCTACCTAAACAACAAACCTTACGAGGTCAATATCGATGAATTAGCCACCATGAGCGTGGGCTTTAGCGGTGCGGCATTGGCAACCTTTGTGAATGAGGCAGCGATTAACGCTTTGCGCCGTAATGCTGAAATTATCGAGCTTCAAGACTTTATTGCCGTACGCCAAAAGGTTTTAATGGGCAAGAAAAAGGTGCTCAGTTTTTCAGAGGAAGAGAAGAAAATTCAAGCCTATTATCAAGCGGCAAAGGCGCTGTGTGCCTATTGGTTTGAGATAGAGTTTGACAAAATCAGCATTGTGAATGACCGCATTAAAGATATGGACAGAGAAATTGAATCAAAAACCCAAATGCAAAGTAAGATTAAAGTCTATCTTGCTGGCATGGTAGCCATGAAACTCAAATACAATGAAAAATTTACCAATGCCACAGAAGACATTAACCGTGCAACTCAAATTGCCAAAGAGATGGTAGAACTCTACGCTATGGGTGAAAAATTGCTCCCTTATGAGAGCGATATTTTGCAGATTTTGGAAAATGCGCACAGCGAATTGGAACATTTTTTGGAAAATATGAACACACCGCTGGAAAAAATTGCCCATGAGTTGTGTGAACATGAGAGCATTTCACGCACACGCCTTAAAGAAATTATTGATGATGTTCTTTAG
- a CDS encoding mechanosensitive ion channel domain-containing protein codes for MPKKIFWLILFTCNVLFADTNSSIKLEEGIKIDSFRQKILSIEESIKDNIWFKRYGNYLNYQKLLEELSTVENESKKFKSGKDKASLERYEKLLSKQESLRQQVELLQEYKNSPFSTLVEPLELESYPKVTNPFAIISALSYIKKIKQDSAEYKTRIDNLSFLVNKLKEKMSLLEEIYRIETSVINEDLIYEAQKELNAFTTAQEIANTSYSLHVKKVEEASGRITQDITVQMKRAFNIGIFIIVVVVISLLLKFAAKRYITDNDRFYTVNKIINFANVTLIILILLFSYIENVSYLVTVLGFASAGIAIAMKDWFMSILGWMVIIFGGSFHVGDRIKVQKDGLIYVGDIIDISLLRMTLLEDVTISSYRDNRRAGRVIFVPNNYVFTSLISNYTHGTIRTVWDGIDIFITFDSNHKKAVHLAREITKKYAKGYTDIARKQLNLLRSQYSLKNTNVEPRIFSFIEPQGFCISCWYMTNSYATLTLRSTISAELVDAFKQEPDITIAYHTTNINLARQEKPQMSEAPKSLDEKSLF; via the coding sequence ATGCCTAAAAAAATTTTCTGGCTGATTCTTTTTACATGTAATGTTCTTTTTGCCGATACCAACAGCAGTATTAAACTTGAAGAGGGTATTAAAATTGACTCTTTTCGTCAAAAAATTCTCTCTATTGAAGAGTCCATCAAAGACAATATCTGGTTCAAGCGCTATGGCAATTATTTGAATTATCAAAAGTTACTTGAAGAGCTCTCAACGGTGGAAAATGAGAGTAAAAAGTTTAAAAGTGGCAAAGATAAAGCCTCGCTTGAACGCTACGAAAAACTCCTCAGCAAACAAGAGTCCTTAAGACAGCAAGTTGAGCTTTTACAAGAGTATAAAAACTCACCGTTTAGCACATTGGTTGAGCCTCTTGAATTAGAAAGTTACCCAAAAGTCACAAATCCTTTTGCGATTATTTCAGCGCTTTCGTATATCAAAAAAATAAAACAAGACAGTGCTGAGTACAAAACACGCATTGACAATCTAAGCTTTTTGGTGAACAAACTTAAAGAAAAAATGAGTTTACTCGAAGAGATTTACCGCATTGAAACCTCTGTGATTAATGAGGACTTGATTTATGAAGCCCAAAAAGAGCTCAATGCCTTCACCACCGCACAAGAGATCGCCAATACCAGTTACTCTTTACATGTAAAGAAGGTGGAAGAGGCGAGTGGGCGGATTACACAAGATATTACCGTGCAAATGAAGCGTGCGTTTAACATTGGTATTTTTATTATTGTTGTGGTAGTGATTTCTTTGCTACTCAAATTTGCAGCAAAGCGTTATATTACGGATAATGACCGTTTTTACACGGTTAATAAAATTATTAATTTTGCCAACGTGACATTGATTATTTTAATTTTACTCTTCTCTTACATTGAAAATGTCTCCTATTTGGTCACCGTCTTAGGTTTTGCATCTGCGGGTATTGCCATTGCCATGAAAGACTGGTTTATGAGTATTTTGGGCTGGATGGTGATTATTTTTGGTGGCAGTTTCCACGTGGGGGATCGCATCAAAGTGCAAAAAGATGGGCTCATTTATGTGGGCGATATTATTGATATTTCGCTTTTGCGTATGACCCTTTTAGAAGATGTAACCATTAGTTCGTACAGGGATAACAGGCGAGCAGGAAGGGTTATTTTTGTGCCCAATAATTATGTCTTTACCAGTTTGATTTCAAACTATACCCATGGCACGATTCGTACTGTTTGGGATGGCATTGATATTTTTATCACCTTTGATTCAAACCATAAAAAAGCGGTACATTTAGCCCGTGAAATTACCAAAAAATACGCCAAAGGGTACACCGATATTGCCCGAAAACAACTCAATTTATTGCGCAGTCAATACAGTCTTAAAAACACCAATGTTGAGCCTCGTATTTTTTCCTTTATTGAACCACAAGGTTTTTGTATTAGCTGTTGGTATATGACCAATTCCTATGCAACACTCACCCTTAGAAGCACCATCAGTGCTGAATTGGTTGATGCTTTTAAACAAGAACCTGACATTACCATTGCATACCATACCACCAACATCAATCTTGCACGTCAAGAAAAACCGCAGATGAGCGAAGCACCAAAGAGTTTAGATGAAAAAAGTCTTTTTTAA